Proteins encoded in a region of the Eulemur rufifrons isolate Redbay chromosome 15, OSU_ERuf_1, whole genome shotgun sequence genome:
- the OSTM1 gene encoding osteopetrosis-associated transmembrane protein 1 has product MDPDPTVALRRSSPLPWLLLLWSGLALGALPFGSSPHRVFRDLLSEQQLLEVEDLSLSLLQGGGLGPLMLPPDLPDLDPECRELLLDFANGSAELTGCLVRSARPVRLCQNCYPLFQQVVSKMDNISRAVGNTSESHSCARSLLTADRMQVVVILSEFFNTTWQEANCANCLTNNSEELSNSTVNFLSLFNHTLTCFEHNLQGSAHSLLQTKNYSEVCKNCREAYKSLSSLYNEMQKMNELENKAEPGTHLCIDVEDAMNITRKLWSRTFNCSVPCSDTVPVIAVSVFILFLPVVFYLSSFLHSEQKKRKLILPKRLKSSTSFANIQENSN; this is encoded by the exons ATGGATCCGGACCCGACAGTCGCGCTGCGGAGGTCGTCGCCGCTGCCGTGGTTACTGCTGCTGTGGTCGGGGCTGGCTCTGGGCGCACTCCCTTTCGGCAGCAGTCCACACAGGGTCTTTCGCGACCTCCTGTCGGAGCAGCAGTTGCTGGAGGTGGAGGACTTGTCCCTTTCCCTGCTGCAGGGTGGAGGGCTGGGGCCGCTGATGCTACCCCCGGACCTGCCGGATCTGGATCCCGAGTGCCGGGAGCTCCTGCTGGACTTCGCCAACGGCAGCGCAGAGCTGACAGGGTGTCTAGTGCGCAGCGCCCGGCCCGTGCGCCTCTGTCAGAACTGCTACCCCCTCTTCCAACAGGTCGTCAGCAAGATGGACAACATCAGCCGAGCCGTGGGG AATACTTCAGAGAGTCACAGTTGTGCCAGAAGTCTCTTAACGGCAGATAGAATGCAAGTAGTTGTGATTCTCTCTGAGTTTTTTAATACAACGTGGCAGGAAGCAAATTGTGCAA ATTGTTTAACGAACAACAGTGAAGAACTATCAAACAGCACAGTAAATTTCCTCAGTCTGTTTAATCACACCTTGACCTGTTTTGAGCATAACCTTCAG GGGAGTGCACACAGTCTTCTACAGacaaaaaattattcagaagTATGCAAAAACTGTCGTGAAGCATACAAATCTCTGAGTAGTCTGTACAATGAAAtgcaaaaaatgaatgaacttgaGAATAAGGCTGAACCTGGAACACATTTATGCATTGATGTGGAAGATGCA ATGAACATTACTAGAAAACTGTGGAGTCGAACTTTCAACTGTTCAGTCCCTTGCAGTGACACAGTACCCGTAATTGCTGTTTCTGTGTTCATTCTCTTTCTGCCTGTTGTCTTCTACCTTAGTAGCTTTCTCCACTCGGAACAAAAGAAACGCAAACTCATTCTAC